From Acidimicrobiales bacterium, one genomic window encodes:
- a CDS encoding serine hydrolase domain-containing protein: MTIEVHGDVEDGYGAVADEFRRNFVERKELGAACAIVRDGELVVDLWGGYRDKKRTKQWQRDTLVTVWSTTKGMSATAMAVAHSRGLFDLEAPVASYWPEFAQSDKETITVRQLLEHEAGLAVIDQPLDLETVGDPDALSAVLAAQRPSWSPGSAHGYHAQSLGWYESQLLRRVDPDRRTIGRYFADEVATPLGIEFYIGLPSWLPRERVATFVGGSKAGMALHFREVPFAVLRRMMNPRSMTFKAFTNPRALTKLPDINKPGLLEIELPSVNGTGTARALATVYGDLATGGSRLGLDPETIAELERPQRPEPDLVFGIESAFRFGFMKPFPILPFGSSDRAFGHTGSGGSFAYADADSGVGYAYVMNRNGYGLPTDPREVALRETLQRVIS, from the coding sequence ATGACCATCGAGGTGCACGGTGATGTCGAGGACGGCTATGGCGCTGTTGCTGACGAGTTCAGGCGGAACTTCGTCGAGCGCAAGGAGTTGGGCGCAGCCTGCGCGATTGTCCGTGACGGCGAGCTCGTGGTCGACCTCTGGGGCGGATACCGGGACAAGAAGCGCACGAAGCAGTGGCAGCGGGACACGCTGGTCACGGTCTGGTCGACCACCAAGGGCATGTCTGCCACCGCGATGGCGGTCGCTCACAGCCGCGGGCTCTTCGACCTCGAAGCTCCCGTCGCCAGCTACTGGCCCGAGTTCGCGCAGTCCGACAAGGAGACCATCACGGTGCGCCAGCTCCTTGAACACGAGGCCGGACTCGCGGTCATCGACCAGCCGCTCGACCTGGAGACCGTCGGTGATCCCGACGCTCTCAGCGCCGTGCTCGCAGCACAGAGGCCGTCTTGGTCGCCGGGTTCGGCGCACGGCTACCACGCGCAGTCACTCGGCTGGTACGAAAGCCAACTGCTCCGTCGGGTCGACCCCGATCGTCGAACCATCGGCCGCTACTTCGCTGACGAAGTCGCCACCCCGCTGGGCATCGAGTTCTACATCGGCTTGCCGTCGTGGCTACCCCGTGAACGTGTCGCTACGTTCGTCGGCGGCAGCAAGGCTGGCATGGCGTTGCACTTTCGAGAGGTTCCGTTCGCTGTTCTGCGACGGATGATGAACCCGCGAAGCATGACCTTCAAGGCGTTCACGAATCCACGAGCGCTGACCAAGTTGCCCGATATCAACAAGCCAGGTCTGCTCGAGATCGAATTGCCGTCGGTGAACGGGACAGGCACCGCTCGGGCGCTGGCAACCGTGTACGGCGACCTCGCAACCGGCGGTTCCAGGCTCGGGCTAGACCCCGAAACGATCGCCGAACTCGAGCGCCCCCAACGACCGGAACCCGATCTGGTCTTCGGGATTGAATCCGCGTTCCGATTTGGCTTCATGAAGCCGTTCCCCATCCTCCCCTTCGGGTCATCCGACAGGGCATTCGGCCACACCGGGTCAGGCGGCTCGTTCGCCTACGCCGATGCCGACTCTGGAGTTGGGTACGCATACGTCATGAACCGCAACGGGTACGGGCTGCCGACCGACCCACGCGAGGTCGCCCTGCGCGAGACGCTGCAACGAGTGATCTCCTGA
- a CDS encoding YdeI/OmpD-associated family protein, producing the protein MTSVPRSSSSHPATWKFGFPIYHAESRAQWRAWLAGNHATAPGVWLCSWRTVTGRPACPYPEVVEEAICFGWIDSTVNLFDDERGLQLVTPRKPKSSWTRLNRRRVTEMEAAGLMTDAGRRAVDAAKANGWWTILDPVEDLIEPDDLSARLDADPAARRAWDAFPPTARKAMLWWVISAVKPDTRERRVETIVAKAAKGERAQG; encoded by the coding sequence ATGACCTCGGTGCCGCGTTCGTCCTCCTCGCACCCCGCGACCTGGAAGTTCGGCTTCCCGATCTACCATGCCGAGTCGCGGGCGCAATGGCGGGCCTGGCTCGCGGGGAACCACGCCACGGCGCCCGGAGTCTGGCTGTGCTCGTGGAGGACGGTCACCGGCAGACCCGCGTGCCCGTATCCCGAGGTGGTCGAAGAGGCGATCTGCTTCGGCTGGATCGACTCGACCGTGAATCTCTTCGACGACGAGCGAGGACTGCAGCTCGTCACGCCTCGGAAACCGAAGAGCTCCTGGACCCGGCTGAACCGCCGGCGGGTGACGGAGATGGAGGCGGCCGGGCTGATGACCGACGCGGGTCGTCGCGCCGTCGACGCCGCGAAGGCCAACGGCTGGTGGACCATCCTCGATCCCGTGGAGGACCTCATCGAACCCGACGACCTGTCCGCTCGGCTCGATGCCGACCCCGCGGCGCGCCGCGCCTGGGACGCCTTCCCTCCGACCGCTCGCAAGGCGATGCTCTGGTGGGTGATCAGCGCGGTCAAGCCCGACACCAGGGAGCGACGGGTCGAGACGATCGTGGCCAAGGCTGCCAAAGGCGAACGGGCCCAGGGGTGA
- a CDS encoding helix-turn-helix transcriptional regulator: protein MENRLRERRAINGWSQAHLADLLGVSRQTVNALEKGRYDPSLPLAFRLARVFSSPIEDLFTPSEEDLGTTNAASTATG, encoded by the coding sequence ATGGAGAACCGGCTGAGGGAACGCCGGGCGATCAACGGATGGAGCCAGGCCCACCTCGCCGACCTGCTCGGCGTGAGCCGGCAGACGGTCAACGCACTCGAGAAGGGTCGCTACGACCCCAGCCTGCCCCTGGCCTTCCGTCTGGCCCGGGTCTTCTCCTCCCCCATCGAGGACCTGTTCACGCCGAGCGAGGAAGACCTCGGCACCACCAACGCGGCATCGACCGCCACGGGCTGA
- a CDS encoding VOC family protein yields MSDFDLPTIPSADSSLPGELELGAFSISLSVADLDRSRRFYEQLGFVVSGGDPEADYLILKNGETTIGLFHGMFEGNILTFNPGLTNRMERIEAFTDVREIQRTLDAANTALTSRVDPESTEGAASITLVDPDGNAILIDQFF; encoded by the coding sequence ATGAGCGATTTCGACCTTCCGACGATCCCCTCCGCGGACTCTTCCCTGCCCGGCGAACTCGAACTCGGGGCGTTCTCGATCTCGTTGTCCGTCGCTGATCTCGACCGTTCGCGCCGCTTCTACGAGCAGCTCGGCTTCGTCGTCTCGGGAGGTGACCCCGAGGCCGACTATCTGATCCTCAAGAACGGTGAAACCACGATCGGGCTGTTCCACGGGATGTTCGAGGGCAACATCTTGACCTTCAATCCCGGCCTCACGAACCGGATGGAACGCATCGAGGCGTTCACCGACGTCCGCGAGATCCAGCGAACGCTGGACGCGGCGAACACCGCGCTCACGAGCCGGGTGGATCCGGAGTCCACCGAGGGTGCGGCGTCGATCACGCTGGTCGACCCCGACGGCAATGCCATCCTGATCGACCAGTTCTTCTGA
- a CDS encoding ABC transporter permease, protein MTSADFVQPKGIRSGLQDALTEAGRHLRVIPRNIELLIFASVQPIMFVLLFAYVFGGSIEVPGYRNYYQYLMPGIFAQTVVFGSAFTSIGLAEDLTKGFIDRLRSLPISQSSVLIGRTLSDLARNVFTFVIMLIVAFLIGFRFEGSFVGAMAATAILLAFSYALSWVQALIGLSVKSVEAANSGGFIWMFPVTFVSSAFVATDTLPRPLQVFADANPFTVVTNASRALYNGNPVGNDLWYALAYSVGITVVFAALSTRKFASTSA, encoded by the coding sequence GTGACGTCTGCCGACTTCGTCCAGCCCAAGGGGATTCGCTCCGGGCTGCAGGACGCTCTGACCGAAGCGGGCCGCCACCTGCGGGTGATCCCCCGCAACATCGAGCTGCTGATCTTCGCGTCGGTGCAGCCGATCATGTTCGTGCTCTTGTTCGCCTACGTGTTCGGCGGCTCGATCGAGGTGCCCGGCTACCGGAACTACTACCAGTACCTGATGCCGGGGATCTTCGCCCAGACCGTCGTGTTCGGGTCGGCGTTCACGTCGATCGGGCTCGCGGAGGACCTCACCAAGGGGTTCATCGATCGTCTGCGGTCGCTCCCGATCTCGCAGTCGTCGGTGCTCATCGGCCGCACCCTGTCGGACCTCGCCAGAAACGTCTTCACGTTCGTGATCATGCTGATCGTGGCGTTCCTCATCGGCTTCCGGTTCGAGGGGTCGTTCGTGGGCGCCATGGCCGCGACTGCGATCCTTCTGGCCTTCAGCTACGCGCTGAGCTGGGTTCAGGCCCTGATCGGTCTGTCGGTGAAGTCCGTGGAGGCGGCCAACTCGGGCGGGTTCATCTGGATGTTCCCGGTCACGTTCGTGTCGTCGGCGTTCGTTGCGACCGACACGCTCCCCCGTCCCCTGCAGGTCTTCGCCGACGCCAACCCGTTCACGGTGGTGACCAACGCCTCCCGGGCGCTCTACAACGGCAACCCGGTCGGCAACGACCTCTGGTACGCGCTCGCGTACTCCGTCGGGATCACCGTCGTCTTCGCCGCATTGTCGACCCGGAAGTTCGCCTCCACCTCTGCGTGA
- a CDS encoding ATP-binding cassette domain-containing protein — MHAVVADGLTKRFGETTALDGLDLEVPAGTVLGLLGPNGAGKTTSVRILTTLLRPDEGRAFVDGIDVVADPAKVRARIGLTGQYAAVEERLTGRENLELMGRYFHMNRASGTARADELLERFDLVEAGDRVANTYSGGMRRRLDIAMSLVARPSVLFLDEPTTGLDPRSRLAMWSLIEALESEGTTVLLTTQYLEEADLLADSIVVIDRGRKIAEGTADELKDQIGGDRIRVSIANQANVERAQAALAPLATGRVDVDPDSPLTITAPIPTGGGVIPDAIRALDAAGASIVDIEVRRPTLDDVFLTLTGHAAETEEVES, encoded by the coding sequence ATGCATGCAGTGGTGGCGGACGGTCTGACGAAACGTTTCGGGGAGACCACGGCGCTCGATGGTCTCGATCTGGAGGTCCCGGCGGGAACGGTGCTCGGGCTGCTCGGCCCGAACGGCGCCGGGAAGACCACCTCGGTTCGGATCCTGACGACGCTGCTGCGGCCCGACGAGGGCCGGGCGTTCGTCGATGGGATAGATGTCGTCGCCGACCCGGCCAAGGTCCGAGCGCGTATCGGCCTCACCGGGCAGTACGCCGCAGTGGAGGAACGGCTCACTGGCCGCGAGAACCTCGAGCTGATGGGTCGCTACTTCCACATGAATCGAGCCTCGGGCACGGCCCGTGCCGACGAGCTGCTCGAGCGGTTCGATCTCGTCGAGGCCGGCGACCGGGTGGCCAACACCTACTCGGGCGGCATGCGTCGTCGGCTCGACATCGCCATGAGTCTCGTGGCTCGACCGTCGGTGCTGTTCCTCGACGAGCCGACCACCGGGCTCGACCCGCGGTCCCGTCTGGCGATGTGGTCGCTCATCGAGGCGCTCGAGTCGGAGGGCACCACCGTGCTGTTGACGACCCAGTACCTCGAGGAAGCGGATCTTCTCGCCGACTCGATCGTGGTGATCGACCGCGGCCGCAAGATCGCCGAGGGCACCGCCGACGAGCTCAAGGACCAGATCGGCGGCGACCGCATCCGGGTCTCGATCGCGAACCAGGCCAACGTCGAACGGGCGCAGGCCGCGCTCGCGCCGTTGGCGACCGGCCGCGTCGATGTCGACCCCGACTCGCCGCTGACCATCACGGCGCCGATCCCCACCGGCGGCGGGGTCATTCCCGACGCGATCCGGGCGCTCGACGCGGCCGGCGCGAGCATCGTCGACATCGAGGTCCGCCGGCCGACCCTCGATGATGTGTTCCTGACGCTCACCGGCCACGCAGCCGAGACCGAGGAGGTCGAGTCGTGA